In a genomic window of Vairimorpha necatrix chromosome 12, complete sequence:
- a CDS encoding serpin-type proteinase inhibitor 12 codes for MKNFIKEMMNLSFKFFNIMLSRDPDLVSNQAISPYSFSQALGIIANGADEPMQSIFLKNLGFTNKITEYNENSYVLYDKLISDNKKYLNDYSYKNKHLTDPRYKIEGNLRVQNFLLYDNKFTMEEKFETQLNKFYDVKFIPFDSKNIDQAISRLNEFVCLSTDNNIKKACETISPNTCLLLMNVLHLDINFSRKFYTCKDVFNSFTGTIEHDMIYNWDEYETYEDEKKIVINNHYTYGGLSFLAVMPKDISYWKEVSSSISNNDELNDLMSKMEWKHLKLTFPKFEYEDELNFSDYTRDLELEGILNSLNLIPGVDFDNIKVKQKLYIKVNEFGTTNNNFVDHCTRRGGELHEELKIDKPFLWYIVTNHKNESTKKIIFMGKYLHPEN; via the coding sequence atgaagaattttattaaagaaatgatGAACTTAtcttttaagttttttaatattatgttATCACGGGACCCAGATTTAGTATCCAATCAAGCCATATCACCATATTCATTTTCTCAAGCATTGGGAATCATTGCCAATGGTGCAGACGAACCTATGCAGAgtatatttcttaaaaatttgggatttacaaacaaaatcactgaatataatgaaaattcATACGTACTTTATGATAAGCTAATTTCAGATAATAAGAAGTACTTAAACGATTATtcgtataaaaataagcaCCTTACCGATCCAcgatataaaattgaagGAAATTTACGagttcaaaattttttactttatgataataaatttactatGGAAGAAAAATTTGAGACTCAgttgaataaattttacgatgtaaaatttattcctttcgattcaaaaaatatagatcAAGCAATATCAAGATTAAATGAATTTGTTTGCTTATCTACGgacaataatataaaaaaagcttGCGAAACTATCTCCCCAAATACTTGTCTTTTATTGATGAATGTTTTACACTTagatattaattttagtcgaaaattttatacatgTAAAGATGTTTTTAACTCATTTACGGGTACAATTGAACACGATATGATTTATAATTGGGACGAATATGAAACATATGAAGAcgagaaaaaaattgttataAACAATCATTATACTTACGGAGGGCTATCATTTTTAGCTGTTATGCCTAAAGATATTTCCTACTGGAAAGAAGTATCAAGTAGCATTTCTAACAATGATGAATTAAACGATCTAATGTCTAAAATGGAATGGAAACATTTAAAGTTGACATTTCCGAAATTTGAATATGAAGATGAATTGAATTTTAGTGATTATACTAGAGACCTGGAACTTGAGGGTATACTAAATAGTCTAAATTTGATACCTGGAGTTGATTTTGATAACATAAAGGTCAAACAGAAGttatatattaaagttAATGAATTTGGGACCACAAACAATAACTTTGTTGACCACTGTACCAGGCGAGGAGGAGAATTACATGAGGAGCTCAAAATTGATAAACCTTTTTTATGGTATATCGTGACtaatcataaaaatgaaagtacaaaaaagattatttttatgggGAAATATCTACATccagaaaattaa